From a region of the Helianthus annuus cultivar XRQ/B chromosome 5, HanXRQr2.0-SUNRISE, whole genome shotgun sequence genome:
- the LOC110899627 gene encoding ent-kaurene oxidase — MDSVTIMLPVPPATALAIVGTAVALAVAFLFRYLRSYTSKHGSESNRLPRVPEVPGVPLFGNLLQLKEKKPYMTFTRWAETYGPIYSIKTGATKMVVVSSNEIAKEALVTRFQSISTRNLSTALKILTADKTMVAMSDYNDYHKTVKRHILTAMLGPNAQKKHRIQRDIMMENLSNRLHAFVKTSTEQEEVDLREIFQSELFGLAMRQTMGKDVESLYVEDLKITMKRREIFQVLVLDPMMGAIDVDWRDFFPYLRWVPNTKFENPIREMHVRREAVMKALIKEQKKRIASGEKLNSYIDYMLSEAQTLTDHQLLMSVWEPIIESSDTTMVTTEWAIYELAKNPHIQDRLYRDIQNVCGSDKITEEHLSQLPYIAAIFHETLRRHSPVPIIPLRYVHEDTVLGGYHVPAGTEVAVNIYGCNMEKNVWENPEVWDPDRFMKEKEPIDFQRTMAFGGGKRVCAGSLQAMLISCVGIGRMVQEFKWELKDNTKEDVNTIGLTTQMLRPLKAIIKPRK; from the exons ATGGATTCCGTCACCATCATGCTTCCAGTTCCGCCGGCAACAGCATTAGCAATCGTCGGTACGGCCGTCGCACTCGCCGTCGCTTTTTTATTCCGGTACCTCCGAAGTTACACTTCCAAACACGGCAGTGAATCAAACCGTCTCCCTCGTGTTCCTG AGGTGCCTGGAGTGCCATTGTTTGGGAATTTACTGCAGTTGAAGGAGAAGAAACCGTACATGACGTTTACACGATGGGCGGAAACTTATGGTCCGATTTATTCGATTAAAACCGGGGCTACTaagatggtggtggtgagttCGAACGAGATTGCCAAAGAG GCCCTTGTTACCAGATTTCAATCTATCTCAACTCGAAATCTGTCAACGGCATTAAAGATCCTCACAGCTGATAAAACCATGGTGGCTATGAGTGATTATAATGATTATCACAAGACCGTCAAACGCCATATACTCACTGCCATGTTGGGACCAAATGCTCAG AAGAAACACCGCATCCAGAGAGACATCATGATGGAGAATCTTTCAAACCGACTACACGCATTTGTTAAAACCTCTACTGAACAAGAAGAAGTGGATCTAAGGGAAATATTCCAGTCTGAACTTTTTGGATTAGCTATGAGACAA ACAATGGGAAAGGATGTGGAAAGCCTATATGTAGAGGATCTTAAGATCACCATGAAACGACGCGAGATATTTCAGGTATTGGTGCTTGACCCGATGATGGGTGCAATCGACGTTGACTGGAGAGATTTCTTCCCGTATCTAAGGTGGGTCCCGAATACAAAGTTTGAGAACCCAATCCGAGAAATGCATGTTAGGAGAGAGGCTGTGATGAAGGCTCTTATTAAAGAACAGAAGAAACGTATTGCCTCAGGGGAG aaattgAACAGCTACATTGATTACATGCTATCAGAAGCACAAACATTAACCGATCATCAACTACTTATGTCGGTATGGGAGCCTATTATCGAATCATCAGACACCACTATGGTCACCACTGAATGGGCAATATATGAACTTGCAAAAAACCCCCATATTCAG GATCGTTTGTACCGGGACATCCAAAATGTTTGTGGGTCAGACAAAATCACAGAAGAACATCTATCACAGCTGCCATACATAGCCGCTATTTTCCATGAAACTTTGAGAAGGCATAGTCCGGTCCCTATTATTCCATTACGATACGTGCATGAAGACACAGTTCTAGGAGGGTACCATGTCCCGGCTGGAACCGAG GTCGCAGTAAACATTTACGGATGTAACATGGAGAAGAATGTGTGGGAGAATCCTGAGGTATGGGATCCGGACAGATTTATGAAGGAGAAGGAACCGATTGATTTCCAGAGAACGATGGCGTTTGGAGGTGGAAAGAGGGTGTGTGCTGGTTCTCTTCAGGCAATGTTGATTTCTTGTGTTGGAATTGGAAGAATGGTGCAAGAGTTTAAGTGGGAACTGAAAGATAATACCAAAGAAGATGTTAATACAATTGGGCTTACCACACAGATGCTTCGTCCACTCAAGGCCATAATAAAGCCCAGAAAGTGa